One window of Nicotiana tomentosiformis chromosome 11, ASM39032v3, whole genome shotgun sequence genomic DNA carries:
- the LOC138901785 gene encoding uncharacterized protein — MVAPPNFEEGQSTYRPPMASIMDGGRLGCTTSSWLKIQSYGMLSLTDPLFPLRISVTQLISVCQLEKEIWEALQTAHEGTTQVKQSKIDMLTTEYELFRMKDDESIQDIHTRFTSIINERHSLGETIPRNKLVRKILSVLPNSWESKVNAIINAKDLQTLTIDELVGNLKTYEMKKKKKDNERREHERENNLVLKTYNNDSSGEDGDMAYLTGRFQKMPGHFIKEFPLLKQDQYKNNFDRAAKRNLVLDKRFKRKNVAANVVKQALAAWGDSSSKSEEENDHGDSSMMAVESEATEYDSIFALMAQSDDDGDEDDDEVNFLDVQRNLKSYSPKKLMSLANMFFDAYHSLINDKDALNVELGESEQTRDDLVIVVVDLKETIENLKKENYALDEKNAHIEHDRDDLIVVVVDLKETFECVRKEKEVLVERVTNIEHERDDLLVVVVDLKEIIGELKIESRPENSQKRKEVASEVHIKLESELNSVKSSLCAELEKNKQLQEELDRVKSDLEKSLKWTWSSDAITAMDTNNGENM; from the exons atggttgctccaccaaactttgaagaaggtcagtCTACCTACAGGCCACCAATGGCCAGTATTATGGATGGTGGAAGACTAGGATGCACGACttcatcatggctgaagattcagaGCTATGGGATGTTATCTCTGACGGACCCTTTGTTCCCACTAAGAATCTCGGTGACCCAGCT gataTCGGTATGCCAATTAGAAAAAGAAATCTGGGAGGCTCTTCAGACAGCTCACGAAGGAACAACACAGGTTAAGCAATCCAAGATCGACATGCTCACAACTGAATACGAGCTCTTCAGGATGAAAGATGATGAATCCATCCAAGATATACATACTCGCTTCACATCCATCATTAATGAGCGTCACTCTCTTGGTGAAACTATTCCAAGAAACAAGCTTGTCAGGAAAATCCTTAGTGTACTGCCCAATTCTTGGGAAAGCAAAGTGAACGCCATTATAAATGCGAAGGACTTGCAGACACTGACCATAGATGAACTTGTTGGCAATCTGAAAacatatgaaatgaagaagaagaagaaggacaatgaAAGAAGAGAACACGAAAGGGAGAATAACCTGGTCCTCAAGACATACAACAAtgattcaagtggtgaggatggtgatatggcttacttgacaGGAAGATTCCAAAAGATG CCAGGACACTTCATCAAGGAGTTCCCTCTCCTAAAGCAAGATCAATACAAAAACAACTTTGACAGAGCAGCCAAGAGGAACCTGGTTCTTGATAAACGCTTCAAGAGAAAGAATGTCGCTGCCAATGTTGTAaagcaagctcttgctgcatggggagactcctccagcaaatctgaagaagaaaatgatcatggtgatagttcaatgatggcagtggaaagtgaagcaactgagtatgactcaatctttgccttgatgGCTCAATCTGATGACGATGGAGATGAAGACGACGATGAGGTAAATTTTCTGGATGTTCAGAGAAATCTAAAATCTTATTCTCCTAAAAAACTCATGTCTTTGGCAAATATGTTTTttgatgcttatcacagtcttataaatgataaagatGCTTTAAATGTGGAGTTAGGAGAATCAGAACAAACTAGAGATGACTTAGTAatcgttgttgttgatttaaaggAAACAATTGAGAACCTGAAGAAAGAGAATTATGCCTTAGATGAAAAAAATGCACATATAGAACATGATAGAGATGATCTAATAGTCGTTGTGGTAGACCTAAAAGAGACCTTTGAGTgtgtaagaaaggaaaaagaagtctTAGTTGAGAGAGTTACTAACAttgagcatgagagagatgacctattagtGGTGGTAGTGGACTTGAAGGAAATAATTGGGGAACTTAAAATAGAGAGTAGGCCTGAAAATTCTCAAAAGagaaaggaagttgcaagtgaggttcacattaagcttgaaagtgagttaaattcagtgaagtctagtctgtgtgctgagcttgagaaaaacaaaCAACTTCAGGAAGAACTAGATAGAGTGAAGagtgatcttgaaaaatcactcaagtggacctggtcctctgatgctaTCACTGCCATGGACACCAATAATGGGGAAAACATGTAG